In Myxococcus stipitatus, the following are encoded in one genomic region:
- a CDS encoding phage baseplate assembly protein V, producing MSDLVTLLRAIIRDELASLKLGDIGVVTSAFPHADGDEHNHECNVKLRESNLELRRVPIATPHIGMVSAPHAGDLVVITYINGDPNRPVITGRLYSDKLNPPIHEADEWRVVSPPGGKTSIAIDQEQSVVITAGETVVTVKQDDVITIKGKTDLKLEVEGNVELKCTDCTVDASGKIDLGKSGSGVITEQSHKCYFTGAPLKGSKDVKAK from the coding sequence ATGAGCGACCTGGTCACCCTCCTCCGCGCCATCATCCGGGATGAACTGGCGTCGCTGAAGCTGGGCGACATCGGCGTCGTGACGAGCGCCTTCCCTCACGCGGATGGCGACGAGCACAACCACGAATGCAACGTGAAGCTGCGCGAGAGCAACCTCGAGCTGCGCCGCGTCCCCATCGCCACGCCACACATCGGCATGGTGAGCGCCCCGCACGCCGGCGACCTGGTCGTCATCACGTACATCAACGGCGACCCCAACCGCCCCGTCATCACCGGCCGCCTCTACTCCGACAAGCTCAACCCGCCCATCCACGAGGCGGATGAGTGGCGCGTCGTGTCGCCTCCCGGTGGCAAGACGTCCATCGCCATCGACCAGGAGCAGTCGGTGGTCATCACCGCGGGCGAGACGGTGGTGACGGTGAAGCAGGACGACGTCATCACCATCAAGGGCAAGACGGACCTGAAGCTGGAGGTGGAGGGCAACGTGGAGCTCAAGTGCACCGACTGCACGGTGGACGCCTCCGGCAAGATCGACCTGGGCAAGAGCGGCAGCGGCGTCATCACCGAGCAGAGCCACAAGTGCTACTTCACCGGCGCTCCGCTCAAGGGCTCGAAGGACGTGAAGGCCAAGTAA
- a CDS encoding DUF6046 domain-containing protein, with protein sequence MPVRIGKIELVGLTQIYTEDARNLVQQRVPGQAGSVFQDLGREPVTVVMEGLLLGEDPQAALEELRQAQTKATPMSFASDAIAGADLTDVLIADFQVRQLAGHQNRFSFFLRVKEYVEPPASQDAGVSAVNDAVASDAQDWAKSNTDAAGVLQNPESLMDAVDANPDLLAHLSPDELGSVVNSAKGSLSGKNFGSLMGALGKVNPGAIIGLVQSLSQAGSIGEFIEKLATEGISILEEMTGLDLGAALAVVKGIAGASDFLAKLQAVGKEAGALGSAIGNFDPLGPFKDLEKLP encoded by the coding sequence ATGCCCGTCCGCATCGGAAAAATCGAGCTCGTCGGGCTCACGCAAATCTACACCGAGGACGCGCGCAACCTCGTGCAGCAGCGTGTGCCCGGTCAGGCCGGCAGCGTCTTCCAGGACCTGGGCCGCGAGCCCGTCACCGTCGTCATGGAGGGGCTCCTGCTCGGAGAGGACCCTCAAGCCGCGCTGGAGGAATTGAGACAAGCACAGACGAAGGCGACGCCCATGTCGTTCGCCTCGGATGCCATCGCCGGCGCGGACCTCACCGACGTCCTCATCGCGGACTTCCAGGTGCGCCAGCTCGCCGGCCACCAGAACCGCTTCAGCTTCTTCCTGCGCGTCAAGGAGTACGTCGAGCCCCCCGCCAGCCAGGACGCGGGCGTCAGCGCGGTGAACGACGCCGTGGCCAGCGACGCGCAGGACTGGGCGAAGAGCAACACGGACGCCGCGGGCGTGCTCCAGAACCCCGAGTCGCTGATGGACGCCGTCGACGCGAACCCGGACCTCCTCGCCCACCTCTCTCCAGACGAGCTGGGCTCGGTGGTCAACAGCGCCAAGGGCTCGCTGTCGGGCAAGAACTTCGGAAGCCTCATGGGCGCGCTCGGCAAGGTGAACCCCGGCGCCATCATCGGCCTCGTGCAGTCGCTCTCCCAAGCGGGGAGCATCGGTGAGTTCATCGAGAAGCTCGCCACCGAAGGCATCAGCATCCTGGAAGAGATGACCGGCCTGGACCTGGGCGCGGCGCTCGCCGTCGTCAAGGGCATCGCGGGCGCCAGCGACTTCCTCGCCAAGCTTCAAGCCGTGGGCAAGGAGGCCGGAGCGCTGGGCAGCGCCATCGGCAACTTCGACCCGCTCGGCCCCTTCAAGGACCTGGAGAAACTTCCGTGA
- a CDS encoding phage tail sheath C-terminal domain-containing protein — MESSQGKVVRASSWSRFLEVTGRASAYSLPEARQALDNGVSELVISPLPATAGASAMVAIAADVSKYPAGSSGEKYGATFVARAPGLWANGITIKVAYRNNIDKSVSYDLEVTHPSSGASETLRNINATSLVSSLDTSSFIRVDTTKGVGWPTEGTYTLATGKDATPEEYATALGRLRDQPDVDLVMAAVQDFSDRAKVTRIYGDVISHCNAMSGDSKGRIGFGQVPLTGTMEEHGQLASNLVSDRFVLVAPHGSVGAVAGMVGSLTPHQSPTFKRVTGLNEISLSVEEQKALLRSYVVPVVTERGRGTIVVRGLTTDGDQINVRRVADRAVRTLKMVGDLFIGLLNNADGRSALKQKLVEALVQMQKEGAIVPSTDGKDPAFKVEVYSSQQDFAQGIVRVNMAVRPVRAIDYIYATITVQV; from the coding sequence TTGGAGTCATCCCAGGGCAAGGTCGTCCGCGCGAGCAGTTGGTCGCGCTTCCTGGAGGTCACGGGGCGCGCCAGCGCCTACAGCCTCCCGGAGGCCCGCCAGGCGCTGGACAACGGCGTCTCCGAGTTGGTGATTTCGCCCTTGCCGGCGACGGCTGGCGCGAGCGCGATGGTCGCCATCGCGGCGGACGTCAGCAAGTATCCCGCGGGCTCTTCGGGTGAGAAGTACGGCGCCACCTTCGTGGCGCGCGCCCCGGGCCTCTGGGCCAACGGCATCACCATCAAGGTCGCCTACCGCAACAACATCGACAAGTCGGTGTCCTACGACCTGGAGGTCACCCACCCCTCCAGCGGCGCCTCGGAGACCCTGCGCAACATCAACGCGACGTCGCTGGTCTCCTCGCTCGACACGTCGTCCTTCATTCGCGTGGACACGACGAAGGGCGTGGGCTGGCCCACCGAGGGCACGTACACGCTCGCGACCGGCAAGGACGCCACGCCCGAAGAGTACGCCACCGCCCTGGGCCGCCTGCGCGACCAGCCAGACGTGGACCTGGTGATGGCCGCGGTCCAGGACTTCTCTGATCGCGCCAAGGTCACCCGCATCTACGGCGACGTCATCAGCCACTGCAACGCCATGAGCGGCGACAGCAAGGGGCGCATCGGCTTCGGACAGGTGCCCCTCACCGGGACGATGGAGGAGCATGGACAGCTCGCCTCGAACCTAGTGAGTGATCGCTTCGTCCTCGTCGCGCCGCATGGCTCGGTGGGCGCGGTGGCTGGCATGGTGGGCAGCCTGACGCCACACCAGTCGCCGACCTTCAAGCGCGTGACGGGCTTGAACGAGATTTCGCTGAGCGTGGAGGAGCAGAAGGCGCTCCTGCGCTCCTACGTCGTCCCCGTGGTGACCGAGCGCGGGCGCGGCACCATCGTCGTGCGGGGACTGACCACGGATGGAGATCAGATCAACGTCCGCCGCGTGGCGGACCGCGCGGTGCGCACGCTGAAGATGGTGGGCGACCTGTTCATCGGTCTGCTCAACAACGCGGACGGACGCAGCGCGCTGAAGCAGAAGCTGGTGGAGGCGCTGGTGCAGATGCAGAAGGAAGGCGCCATCGTCCCCTCCACCGACGGAAAGGACCCCGCCTTCAAGGTGGAGGTCTACTCGTCGCAACAGGACTTCGCGCAAGGAATCGTGAGGGTCAACATGGCCGTCAGACCCGTGCGCGCCATCGACTACATCTACGCGACCATCACGGTCCAGGTCTGA
- a CDS encoding DUF2634 domain-containing protein, with amino-acid sequence MANELKTDLRLAFSESGGADLDWTDHGGATTVSGKDNLVQALTLRLIIYRGHLSQLGHQRYGSRVADLIGEPLDRANLDLLRRYVRQAIKEDPRVDEVLELSVTARADLPGAVDVRARIKAITGDAVELGLALDLG; translated from the coding sequence ATGGCCAACGAGCTCAAGACCGACCTGCGCCTGGCCTTCTCCGAGTCGGGTGGCGCGGACCTCGATTGGACCGACCACGGCGGCGCCACCACCGTGAGCGGCAAGGACAACCTGGTCCAGGCGCTGACGCTGCGGCTCATCATCTACCGCGGCCACCTGAGCCAGCTGGGCCACCAGCGCTATGGAAGCCGCGTGGCGGACCTCATCGGCGAGCCGCTGGACCGCGCCAACCTGGACCTGCTGCGCCGCTACGTGCGCCAGGCCATCAAGGAAGACCCTCGCGTGGACGAGGTGCTGGAGCTGAGCGTCACGGCCCGCGCGGACCTGCCAGGCGCGGTGGATGTACGGGCGCGCATCAAGGCCATCACCGGCGACGCGGTGGAATTGGGATTGGCGCTGGACCTGGGGTGA